In Haloarcula sp. H-GB4, a single genomic region encodes these proteins:
- a CDS encoding peptidylprolyl isomerase, whose protein sequence is MSNESETDVDEETADEEEQAEGLQKGDVVKLAYTARTVDGGQLVDTTDEEVAEDDGIDTEQQEFGPRTIVLGENHIFPDVEQDIYGKEVGDEGDVTVAAADAFGEYDEEEVRTVSKDKIPEDDRYPGAHVDLEGEHGHVETIIGGRARVDFNHPLAGEDVEYDYEVLEEVTDREEKAQGIIQMMLDMELDVWFETDTVEEEQVVESEDDEDEESEPEYETVEVEKETLYIEATPQLTMNQQWMMGKQQIAQQLTQLLDIDRIIVQEEIGGGGMGMPGMMGGMGGAGGADIEDALEDADVDAEEIVEEIEGAEE, encoded by the coding sequence ATGAGCAACGAGTCTGAGACTGACGTAGACGAGGAGACCGCAGACGAAGAAGAACAGGCGGAGGGACTTCAGAAAGGCGATGTCGTCAAGCTCGCCTACACCGCCCGCACCGTCGACGGCGGCCAGCTTGTCGACACGACCGACGAAGAAGTCGCCGAAGACGACGGTATCGACACCGAACAGCAGGAGTTCGGCCCGCGCACCATCGTGCTGGGCGAGAACCACATCTTCCCGGATGTTGAGCAGGACATCTACGGCAAGGAGGTCGGCGACGAGGGCGACGTGACCGTCGCGGCTGCCGACGCCTTCGGCGAGTACGACGAGGAAGAGGTCCGGACGGTCTCGAAAGACAAGATCCCTGAGGACGACCGCTACCCTGGCGCACACGTCGACCTTGAGGGCGAACACGGCCACGTCGAGACCATCATTGGCGGCCGCGCGCGAGTGGACTTCAACCACCCGCTGGCCGGAGAGGACGTCGAGTACGACTACGAAGTCCTCGAAGAGGTCACGGACCGCGAGGAGAAGGCACAGGGCATCATCCAGATGATGCTCGACATGGAGCTCGACGTGTGGTTCGAGACCGACACCGTCGAAGAAGAACAGGTCGTCGAGAGCGAGGACGACGAAGACGAAGAGTCCGAGCCCGAATACGAAACCGTCGAAGTCGAGAAGGAAACGCTCTACATCGAGGCGACGCCGCAGTTGACGATGAACCAGCAGTGGATGATGGGCAAGCAGCAGATCGCCCAGCAGCTCACGCAGCTACTCGATATTGACCGCATCATCGTGCAGGAAGAGATCGGTGGCGGCGGCATGGGCATGCCCGGCATGATGGGCGGCATGGGCGGTGCCGGCGGCGCTGACATCGAAGATGCGCTGGAAGATGCCGACGTTGACGCCGAAGAGATCGTCGAAGAGATCGAAGGCGCCGAAGAGTAA
- a CDS encoding AAA family ATPase, which produces MLAIAGGKGGCGKTTIALGLGQVLGTPTKRSLVVDTDRDMPNLHRRAGVTPTPGIADITTSAEPTTVAQPAMTVENVEVLPCQSATEAAVDNAIDSLSRRACPVVLDCPAGAGPDAARPLRAADRTVLVSAPTRQSLTDTAKTAAMARALDAPPALTVLVGSDGSVDPSDLLSCSETIHVPSVSKPLESDRAAAKYVEMANVLAKRNT; this is translated from the coding sequence ATGCTCGCAATCGCTGGCGGCAAGGGTGGCTGTGGCAAAACGACCATCGCCCTCGGGCTCGGTCAGGTACTGGGGACGCCCACCAAGCGGTCGTTGGTCGTAGACACCGATCGCGATATGCCGAACCTCCACCGTCGCGCTGGGGTCACTCCGACACCCGGAATCGCTGATATCACAACCTCGGCTGAGCCGACCACAGTTGCCCAGCCCGCCATGACCGTCGAAAACGTCGAGGTGCTTCCCTGTCAGAGCGCAACCGAAGCCGCTGTTGACAATGCCATCGACAGCCTGTCCCGGCGTGCTTGCCCTGTAGTACTCGACTGTCCGGCCGGCGCTGGCCCGGACGCCGCGCGGCCGCTACGGGCGGCTGACAGGACAGTACTCGTGAGTGCACCAACCCGCCAGAGCCTCACCGACACAGCCAAGACCGCGGCGATGGCCCGTGCGCTTGATGCACCGCCGGCGCTCACGGTCCTTGTTGGCAGTGACGGGTCCGTGGACCCATCGGACCTGCTGTCCTGCTCAGAAACAATTCACGTGCCGTCGGTGTCGAAGCCACTGGAATCGGACCGGGCGGCAGCAAAATACGTCGAGATGGCGAACGTTCTCGCCAAGCGGAATACTTAA
- the cyaB gene encoding class IV adenylate cyclase, whose protein sequence is MYEVEVKVPADIEAVAERLDELGSEQVDTVIQTDTYYDAPHRDFAETDEAFRVRRETRKGVTNAKVTYKGPLLEAESKSREEFETGVEDGDEISTIVQHLGFEPAATVRKNRRVYEVREYDVTLDAVDDVGEFVEVERETNGDIEPVREEAYEVLQDLGLNPNDQQRTSYLGMLLSDANE, encoded by the coding sequence ATGTACGAAGTCGAGGTGAAAGTGCCAGCGGATATCGAGGCTGTCGCGGAGCGACTCGACGAACTCGGATCCGAGCAGGTCGATACGGTGATACAGACGGACACGTACTACGATGCGCCCCACCGGGATTTCGCTGAGACAGACGAGGCGTTCCGGGTTCGCCGTGAAACCAGAAAAGGAGTAACGAACGCGAAAGTCACCTACAAGGGGCCACTCCTCGAAGCAGAGTCGAAGAGCCGAGAAGAGTTCGAAACGGGCGTCGAGGACGGCGACGAAATCAGCACTATCGTCCAGCACCTCGGCTTCGAGCCCGCGGCGACAGTCCGGAAGAACCGCCGAGTCTACGAAGTTCGAGAGTACGACGTCACGCTCGACGCTGTCGACGATGTCGGCGAGTTCGTCGAAGTCGAGCGCGAAACCAACGGCGATATCGAACCCGTCCGAGAAGAAGCCTACGAGGTGCTTCAGGACCTCGGTCTGAACCCCAACGACCAGCAGCGGACCTCCTATCTCGGCATGCTACTTAGCGATGCGAACGAGTAA
- a CDS encoding threonine/serine dehydratase yields MAGRYEPIDSPDETTLFPYHDLTPPTVATVARARQRIRQHLPETPLVRSEALSEALDADVLLKREDTLPTGAFKVRGGVNLVASLDEEFHDAGLLAASTGNHGQSIAWAGREFGIPVTIGVPEEANAGKVDALEQLGAEVIQYGEDYDEAREHIEDLATQRAARYVHSGNEPKLLAGVGTAGLEILDERPDVDRVFCPVGGGTAAAGYCVTLGAMTDAAVVGVQAAGAPAVYHAWQDETLEALDSVDTIAEGVATRVPFALPTEILQSGLADFRLVSEDAITDAVARLFETDRIVMEGACATAVAAALQAGDELRGETVVLPISGRNIDREKFDRLLAESEY; encoded by the coding sequence ATGGCCGGTCGCTACGAACCGATCGACTCCCCGGATGAGACGACCCTCTTTCCGTATCACGACCTGACACCGCCGACAGTTGCAACGGTCGCGCGCGCCCGGCAACGCATCCGACAGCATCTTCCAGAGACACCCTTGGTCCGCAGCGAAGCCCTCTCAGAAGCCCTCGACGCAGATGTCTTGCTCAAGCGCGAGGACACGCTCCCGACTGGCGCGTTCAAAGTCCGTGGCGGCGTGAACCTCGTTGCGTCCCTTGACGAGGAGTTCCACGACGCTGGACTGCTCGCTGCGAGCACGGGGAACCACGGGCAGTCTATCGCGTGGGCTGGCCGCGAGTTCGGCATACCAGTCACCATCGGTGTCCCCGAAGAAGCCAATGCAGGAAAGGTCGATGCGTTGGAGCAACTCGGTGCAGAAGTTATCCAGTACGGGGAAGACTACGACGAGGCCCGCGAACACATCGAGGACTTGGCGACCCAGCGTGCGGCGCGCTACGTCCACTCGGGTAACGAACCGAAGTTGCTCGCCGGCGTCGGCACAGCAGGCCTCGAAATCCTCGATGAACGACCCGACGTTGACCGCGTGTTCTGTCCTGTCGGTGGCGGTACCGCCGCAGCCGGGTACTGCGTCACGCTCGGGGCGATGACCGACGCCGCTGTCGTCGGCGTGCAGGCCGCTGGCGCGCCCGCGGTGTACCACGCTTGGCAGGACGAGACGCTGGAGGCTCTCGACAGCGTCGACACCATTGCCGAGGGCGTCGCAACCCGGGTTCCGTTCGCGCTCCCGACCGAAATCCTGCAGTCGGGACTTGCCGATTTCCGGCTCGTATCCGAAGACGCCATTACCGACGCCGTGGCACGCCTGTTCGAGACAGACCGCATCGTCATGGAAGGGGCCTGTGCGACCGCTGTCGCCGCAGCGCTTCAGGCTGGTGACGAACTACGGGGCGAGACAGTCGTTCTCCCCATTTCGGGACGGAATATCGACCGAGAGAAGTTTGACCGACTGCTGGCAGAGAGCGAGTACTAG